The genomic interval ACCAGCTTCACGTCGTGGTTGCCGGGGACGGCGTACGCGCTCCCCGCCTCCACCATGGCCATGGCGATGCGGAGCGTGTCGACCACGCGCGGCCCGCGGTCCACCAGGTCGCCGACGAAGACGGCGCGGCGGCCCTCCGGGTGGCGGCGCACGCCGTCCTCGCCGGCCGCATAGCCCAGCCGGTCGAGCAGCGTCTCCAGCTCGTCCGCGCACCCGTGCACGTCGCCGACGACGTCGAACGGGCCCGCGTCGTCCTTGCGGTTGTTCCACAGCGGCTCGCGCACGATGGCCGCCGTCTCCACCTCGGCGGCGGAGTCGAGGAACCAGACGTGGCGGAACCCCTCGCGGCGCAGGTCGCGCAGCCCGCGGCGGAGCTGCGCGTGCTGCTGGGGGATGACATGCGGCGGCACCTGGCGGTCGGTGCGCGCGCGGTTGCGCTCGCTGCACACCCGCTCGGGGAGGTTGAGCACGATGGCGACAGGGAGCGTGTGGCACTCGCGCGCCAGCGCCACCAGCGGCTTGCGCGACGCAGGCTGCACGTTGGTGGCGTCGACCACGGTCATCCGCCCCGCGCGCAGCCGCCGCCCGCGCGACGAAGTGCAGCACGTCGAAGGCGTCGGTGGTGGCGCTCTGGTCGTTCTCGTCGTCGCGCACCATGGCGCGGAAGAAATCGCTCGACAGCACCTCCGTGGGCAGGAAGTGCTTGCGCGCGAACGTCGACTTGCCGCAGCCGGAGACGCCGACCAGCACCACCAGCGACATCTCGGGGATGCGGATGACGGGCGCCTCGCGGCGGCAGGAGTCTCGGTCATGCTCGGCGCGCCGGGTCGGGGCGCGCACGGTGGGTTCGGTCATGTGGATGGCTGCAGGTGGATCAAGGTGCTTCGAGCCGATGCCGGTGCGGCCGCAGCCGCGGTTCCCCCCCACCCCCGGCCCCTCCCCCACGAGGGGGGAGGGATGGGGGAGGGGAGACCTCAGCGCGATGGACTGTTCGTCGCGGGCAGCCTGCGCAGCAGGCTGCCCAATGTTCCAGCTGTGGGTTTACCCGCCCGTGATACGAGGCCCTTCACACCGTCGTGGCGACCGCACCCTCGCCCAGCCTCAGGCGCAGCAGCAGGTCGTGCAGCGCGGCTCGGGCGGTGGGCTCGGGCGGGAGCGAGCTTGCTTCCGCGGCCTCGACCAGCGCGATGCTCAGGCGCAGGTACTCGGCGCGGTGGAAGCCCACGTCCGCGTCGCCGAGGACGGACTGCTCGGCGCCCTGCGTCTTGCGCGCGATCAGCTCGTCCACGTACGGCAGGCGCATCTCCGCGTTGCACGCGGGGAGCGAGGCGTTCACCTCCCCCGTGCGCATCAGGTGGATGCCGGACAGCAGCACGCGGTACACGTACAGCAGCGGCTTCACGCGGCGCGGCTCCTCCCTCTCGAACAGCCGCCACTGGTTGGCCGCGAACCCCAGATAGTGCCGCACGCACCCGCGCGTGATGCACCCGCGCGCGATCTCCTTCAACTCTTCGTGCTCGGGCGTGGAGTGCACCACCAGCGGCGAGTAGAGCTGCTCCAGCACGTAGCCGTTGTTGCGCAGCAGCAGCGAGAAGAACTTGCGCGCGTCGTGCGTCACCAGGTCGATCTCCGCCCCGCCGCGCACGTGCGACACCTTCACCGTGTCCGCGCCCGCGTCCAGCCCCGCCACGGCGGACAGCGGCAGCAGGTGCGCGCCGCGCAGGTCCCAGTCCGAGTCCGCCGACGCGAATCCGTACAGGTGCGCCCCGCTCACCGTCGCGAACAGCAGCGGAAACGGGTGCTCGTGCACCTCGGCAGTGAGCCGTTCGTCATTCATCACGTTCATGGTCTTGCCATCCAGAAAAGAACAACTGCGTCGTGGGCGTGTCCTTCCGCTTCGCTCCGGGCCGGGCTGCGCGCGCGGTAGGCCACGATACCGTTGTGGCTGTGGCCCTCCGGGCGCGCGTCCCTCACGCAACGGTCCGCTCCGGACGCCGAGGTTTTCCCAGCGAACCGTACACCGAGTAGAAAGCATTCCAGCTTCCGTACAGCGCTCTAACTGCGAACGTACAGACGTCGGAGATAGCGTCACCTTCAGGGCGAACTTGGTTGTACGTCTCGCGTATGTAGTTAGGACCCTCCTCATACGTAATATCCACAGCGTTCTGGGCAATCGCGTGGGTGTGCCAAGACAGCATAGCATAAAGACGAGCCACGTCCTCACCACACGACTCTCGAATAATTTCGCTCCACCCCCTACCACTGTGGTGTTTGTAGCGATTGAAGCGGCGCTTTATTGCCTTCACTGCATCCGGAAATTCGCTTTCAGCAGCTACTACAGCAGCATCGAGGTCGCTTCTCTGCTTTCCCGGAGGCGCTCCGATCACCAACAATGTCCAGACAGTATTTTCGACCGCGCGTGGAAATGCTTTCGCTGGATCAGCGAGCAGATATTCGATCTCCGCCCAAACTTCCAGCATGGCTCGTGTGAGTGGGTATGCTGCCTCGGAAAGTCCGTGTGCTGAAAGTCGGTATACGCTGCGACCGTAAACGATTTGCGCCCGGAGCAAAGGGAGCACAGTCGTCAGCGGCAAGTACATCTCAGTAGAGAGGTCGTCGAACTGTAGGTCAGATCGACACCCGCTTGAAAGTCGCGCGACCAGCCATCCCAAGAGGTGACGCTCGTCCTCAAACGCATCGTCGTTCTTGGGCGACTTTGGTAGTGGAGGAATCATCGTCTCGGCTTGCTGGGATGGGCGATCGCCGACCTTCGTGCCCGCACGAGATAGTCGTTCGCCCACGCGTAGTCCGGCCGCTCCGGCAGGCTCGTCGTCTCATATGCCGCGTCGAACTCGCGGTGCAGCGACAGGCGCCAGGCGTTCACCTCCTCCCACGGCAGCTCGGCGCGCTTCACCGCCAGCAGCCGCTCGCGCCAGGGGCCCACATCCACCGGCACGTATCCCTCGCGCAGCGTGGTCACGCCGGCGAGGAGGAGGCGGATCAGGTGCATGGCGTGCTTCCACTTCGGCGCGCCGGTGGTGCGGAAGTCCTGCTCCAGCCGCTTGAACTGGCTCATCACGTAGCCGTTGTACGTCTGGTAGACCACGCGGCTCAGGAACCGCCCGCGCTCCTCCAGCAGCTCCCGCGCGACGAAGGCGACGTGCTCGACCAGCGGGGTGTACAGGCACTCCAGGATGTTGGGGTTGGCCTTCAGCGCCAGCACCACGAACTTCTGCATCTCCCAGAACACCACCTCGGCGTCGCGGTCCTCCAGCTGCTCGGGCACGCCGTACAGCGACCAGTGCAGCTCCGCCGGCGGCAGGTACACGCCACGCACGTCCACGTCCGACGCGTCGCTGGCCAGCCCGTACGCGCGCGAGCCCACGATACAGCGGTAGACCACGTGCTCGTACAGGTCGTGCTCGCGCAGCACGGCCGCCGGATCGCCGATCTCCCCCGCCTGCGCCTGCTTGCGGATGGAGAGCTCCTGCCGCTTCAGCGACACCTCGGCGCCGTCCGGCAGGCGCACGCGGTAGGCGTGGCTCGCGTCCGCCGGCGCGCCGACGACCACGCCCACGGCGCCGGCCGGGCAGATCGGCTCCCCCGCGCCCGTCGTCACCGCGCGGCGCACCACCACCTGCGTGCCGGTGGGGATGATCAGGTGCGGGTTGGTCATCGTCTTTCGTCCCTGAACGGATCTTTGTAGATGCTGAGTCCCCATCGCTCCGCACGACGGACGTCATCTGTCGTCGCGAGGCGATGGTCGATTCCGAGCCGACCAGCCTCGCGCAGTTTGCGAGGCTTCCCGTAGTTGTTGCTGCGGCGCTGCGGCTTCAGCCGCCGGTGAGCGTGAAGATCGCCATCTGCGTGGGCGGGCCGACTTCCTCGTCCACCGGGCCGACGGGCGCGTACCGGACCGTGTAGCCGTACGTCTCCGCTACGCGGCCGGCCCACGCCGCCAGCTCCGCGCGCGTCCACTCGAAGCGGTGGTCGCGGTGGCGGAACCGGCCCGCGGGGAGCGACGGCCAGCGCACGTTGTACTCGGCGTTCGGCGTGGTCAGCACCACCGTGCCCGGCCGCGCGCCGCCGAACACCACGCGCTCGAACGCGGAGAGCCGCGGCGGGTCCAGGTGCTCGATCACCTCCACGACGGCCGCCGCGTCGAAGCCGTCCAGCCGCCGGTCGCGGTACATCAGGGAGCCGTGCACCAGGCGGATGCGCGCGCGCTGCCGCTCGTTCATCCGCTCCAGCTTCAGCCGCTCGCCCGCGATCTCCAGCGAGCGGTGGGCGACGTCCATCCCCACGATCTCCGTGAGCTGCGGCTCGCGGACGAGCTTGCGCAGCAGGTTCCCCTCGCCGCAGCCCAGGTCGACCATGCGCGCGGCGCCGCTCTCCTTCAGCGCGTCGACCACCGCGGCCAGGCGCTGCTCGTTCAGGCTCAGCGTGCGCTCGGCGGCCTGCTCCTCGGCGTCGCGCGCCTCCTCCTTCGCCTCCTCGCCGGGCTCCTCCGGCTCCACCAGCCGGGCGATGGCGTCGTGCACCAGCGACCGCCGGTGCTTCAGGTAGCGCCGGGCGATGGCCTCGCGCTCGGGGTGCGCCGCCAGCCACCCCTCGCCGTGGCGAAGGAGCTTCTCCACCTCGTCGTCGCCCACGTAGTAGTGCTTGGCGCCGTCGAGCACGGGGATGAGCACGTACAGGTGCGTCAGCATCTCCGCGAGCCGCTTCTCCGCGCGCAGGGTGACGGAGAAGTAGCGGCTGGCGCCCCATTCCGGCTGCGCGGGGTCCAGCGGCAGCGCCTCGGCGGAGACCTCGTAGCCCAGCGGCTCGAAGAGCCGGCGCAGGAACGCCTCGCCGCCGCGGCACGGCAGCACGGCGATGCGCGCCACCAGCGGGATCGGCGCGGCGGCCAGCTCCGGGCGCTCGCGGCTGGTGCCCGCCATCGCGCTCCGCATCACCCGCGACAGGGCGACGGAGAGGAACGACGACGCGGCGTACGGCCGGCCGTTGACGTACTGGTCCAGCCCGCCCTCGGCGCGCCCGCGGCCGCGCACCAGCCCGACGGGATCGACATCCAGCAGCAGCGCCGCCGTGCACGCCTCGTCGTCCGCGCGCGGGTAGAAGACGTGCGCCTGCCCGAACCCCAGCTCGAAGCTCTGCGCCCGCGCGGGGTTCTTCTTCAGCAGGTACCCCCAGGTCCGTCGCCGGCCGGTGCGTGGTGGTGATGGTCAGCAGCATCGCCGGGATTTACCTCGTCGGAAGATCTGGTCAGCGTTACTCAATCGGCCGCCATTTACCCGTGGCTGGGTCCCGGTGAACGAGCGATTCCAGTGGTTCGTCCGCGCTCCGGCGATACCGTTGTACCACGATCTGGTCGGGATGCCGCAGTTGTATGGCAACGAATTCTGCCGCGCGCTGCGGACTCGTCGCCGAGTACATCATCCCTGCGACTAGACGCTCAACGTCGAATGCGTCGAACACCATCTCCTGGCCGAACCCCGTCAACATCCAGCCGTCCTCCTCTGTCCGGTCCACAGTGACGCCGGCGCGCCGGAAGGCCTCTCGCCACACGGTGAGGCGCGCCACCGTAACGAAGACGATGTCGCCGAACAGAAGAGCGGCCCTATGCGCGGCCGGAAGATTCCACGCGAGCACGGGGGTCACGACCGCCGAGAGCTCGTCACGGTATGCGAGTTCTACCGAGCTCCACATGCCCCACTCATTGGGGTTTGCATCGATCTCTGCCCTACGCACCAGCTCCCAGATTGATTCCCGCGGCGTTGAGGGATCGAGGGAGATCAAGGGCGCCGCGACGTATGCCACGCCGGGTTCGGCAAGGTCGCAGGCCTTCTGGCCCGACAATGCACGAGAGAGGACACCCTGGACTGACCTCCAGTTGCCGCGCAGCACCGGGGTTGCATACCTGAATGTGCTCGTGAGCGCATCGAACGATCGCTTCGTTTCTGCGTCCACCTCCTTCGTCTGTCGGGTGCCGCGATCATCAAAGGTGGCGGACGGCACCTTGGCGCCGAACACGCGGGCGAATCGCTCCATCTCGTCCGGATAGACCTGGAAAGCCGCGCTGTGTCCGTGAAGGAACACCGACAACGATCCATTACTTTCCCTCCGTGCCTTCGCCTCGAAACTGCTCGGTACGGGCCAACGGCTACCCAGGATGAGGACGTCGCCCACGCCCCAGCACCGCGTGAGGTCGGTGAGCACCGCCGCGTACTCGCTGCTCTTTTCAGCCGCCTCTAGGATGTGGAAGTAGCTGTCCACCGCGCTTCCGGACGGAAGCGTATGGGATCGCCGGCGGTGGTGCAGCTTGATATACCTCGGATCGTTGCGCGCGAGCGACCAAGCGAGTGCGTCTCCAATCTGTTTCGCGATCGAGATACGTTCCTTCAGCAGGCGTTCCTGATACTCCAGCGCGCGGAGATGCGCCGGCCGCAACTCACGGCCGCACCTCCTCCGCTTCCACGTGCGGTTGCGGGGGGTGCGGCGGCGCCTGAGCGTGGAAAGCCTGTGCTCGGCAAAGCTGACTGCATGCCACAGGTCCATCTGGAGCGCACCGAAGCGCAGTTCTTGGGTGCCAAAGAGGTGGGCCACCTGCGCTGCCAGGAGCATGTTCTCCGCGCGCATCAGTCCATTCACCCGGGAAATCCCCGCCGCCACGTTCAGCTCTCCTTGCCTTCGATGTCCCGGCACGCCGGGCGAATCAATCCTTGTACGGATCGATCTCCCCGGCGCCGGCCATGACCACCACCAGCGGGTGCAGCACGTGCAGCACCTCGATGGTGGGGCCCTGCGCCTCCAGCACCTTCGTCAGGCGCCGGTACACCTGCGGCGCCTCGTCCAGCCCGCCGCCGCGCAGGATCACGCCCTTCTTCCCCAGCCACTCCTCCACCATCCTCGGCTGGATCTTCCCGTGGCTCTTGACCATGCCGCGGCGGGTGCGCTTGCCGGCGGCCTCGGTGCGGCTCATCACCCGCCCCGCGCCGTGCACGGTGCTGAACAGCGCCTCCCGCTGCGTCCGCGCGACCTCGCTCTCCGGGTCGGCGGCGGCGCCGCGCACGATCACCGCGTCGTCGCCCATCGACCCGCCGACGAAGCCCATCTGCCCCGGAAACGCCGGCGTGGCGCCCTTGCGCACGACGATGTACTCCACCTCCTCGCCCTCGGGCGACCGGTGCGTCTCGCGCCAGGCGAAGTTGTGGTGGTTGTGCACCATCTCCAGCTCGGTGCCGCCCAGCAGTTCCACCACCTTGCGCGCCACCCACTCGCGCCCGGCGTAGGCGTAGCGCCCGGCCAGCTCCATCAGGTGCCAGTAGTCGTGGCCGACGGGCTGGCGCACGTCCAGCAGCACCTCCTTCTCGCGGCCGCGCTGCCCCCAGTCGCCGCCCTGCGACAGCGACAGGAAGTCCGACGCCACGGTGTGCCCGAAGCCGCGGCTGCCGAAGTGCACCCCCACCCACACCGCGCCCGTCTCGTCGGCGAACACGTCCACGTAGTGGTTGCCGCTGCCCACGGTGCCCAGCTGGCGCCGCGCCTT from Longimicrobium sp. carries:
- a CDS encoding metallophosphoesterase, coding for MTVVDATNVQPASRKPLVALARECHTLPVAIVLNLPERVCSERNRARTDRQVPPHVIPQQHAQLRRGLRDLRREGFRHVWFLDSAAEVETAAIVREPLWNNRKDDAGPFDVVGDVHGCADELETLLDRLGYAAGEDGVRRHPEGRRAVFVGDLVDRGPRVVDTLRIAMAMVEAGSAYAVPGNHDVKLVKALRGRNVQMKHGLQQSLDELAGETAEFRDKVADFLDGLVSHYVFDGGRLVVAHAGMKEEMQGRASGGVREFALYGDTSGEVDELGLPVRHDWARDYRG
- a CDS encoding nucleotidyltransferase domain-containing protein; the protein is MNVMNDERLTAEVHEHPFPLLFATVSGAHLYGFASADSDWDLRGAHLLPLSAVAGLDAGADTVKVSHVRGGAEIDLVTHDARKFFSLLLRNNGYVLEQLYSPLVVHSTPEHEELKEIARGCITRGCVRHYLGFAANQWRLFEREEPRRVKPLLYVYRVLLSGIHLMRTGEVNASLPACNAEMRLPYVDELIARKTQGAEQSVLGDADVGFHRAEYLRLSIALVEAAEASSLPPEPTARAALHDLLLRLRLGEGAVATTV
- a CDS encoding DUF5677 domain-containing protein, producing the protein MIPPLPKSPKNDDAFEDERHLLGWLVARLSSGCRSDLQFDDLSTEMYLPLTTVLPLLRAQIVYGRSVYRLSAHGLSEAAYPLTRAMLEVWAEIEYLLADPAKAFPRAVENTVWTLLVIGAPPGKQRSDLDAAVVAAESEFPDAVKAIKRRFNRYKHHSGRGWSEIIRESCGEDVARLYAMLSWHTHAIAQNAVDITYEEGPNYIRETYNQVRPEGDAISDVCTFAVRALYGSWNAFYSVYGSLGKPRRPERTVA
- a CDS encoding nucleotidyltransferase domain-containing protein; this encodes MTNPHLIIPTGTQVVVRRAVTTGAGEPICPAGAVGVVVGAPADASHAYRVRLPDGAEVSLKRQELSIRKQAQAGEIGDPAAVLREHDLYEHVVYRCIVGSRAYGLASDASDVDVRGVYLPPAELHWSLYGVPEQLEDRDAEVVFWEMQKFVVLALKANPNILECLYTPLVEHVAFVARELLEERGRFLSRVVYQTYNGYVMSQFKRLEQDFRTTGAPKWKHAMHLIRLLLAGVTTLREGYVPVDVGPWRERLLAVKRAELPWEEVNAWRLSLHREFDAAYETTSLPERPDYAWANDYLVRARRSAIAHPSKPRR
- a CDS encoding 3' terminal RNA ribose 2'-O-methyltransferase Hen1, whose amino-acid sequence is MLKKNPARAQSFELGFGQAHVFYPRADDEACTAALLLDVDPVGLVRGRGRAEGGLDQYVNGRPYAASSFLSVALSRVMRSAMAGTSRERPELAAAPIPLVARIAVLPCRGGEAFLRRLFEPLGYEVSAEALPLDPAQPEWGASRYFSVTLRAEKRLAEMLTHLYVLIPVLDGAKHYYVGDDEVEKLLRHGEGWLAAHPEREAIARRYLKHRRSLVHDAIARLVEPEEPGEEAKEEARDAEEQAAERTLSLNEQRLAAVVDALKESGAARMVDLGCGEGNLLRKLVREPQLTEIVGMDVAHRSLEIAGERLKLERMNERQRARIRLVHGSLMYRDRRLDGFDAAAVVEVIEHLDPPRLSAFERVVFGGARPGTVVLTTPNAEYNVRWPSLPAGRFRHRDHRFEWTRAELAAWAGRVAETYGYTVRYAPVGPVDEEVGPPTQMAIFTLTGG
- a CDS encoding RtcB family protein — encoded protein: MKIFGQHEENTIRQLQDIASRAERAALMADGHVGFTMPIGGVAAYRDRVSVVGVGFDIACGNCAIRTDLTVEDVTRRLTLDEIRRNPHRLVTDRRANRVADEVASTISFGLGRRNEADDAPVDDPLFQDPAWYAIPNTGGYRDTLRDKARRQLGTVGSGNHYVDVFADETGAVWVGVHFGSRGFGHTVASDFLSLSQGGDWGQRGREKEVLLDVRQPVGHDYWHLMELAGRYAYAGREWVARKVVELLGGTELEMVHNHHNFAWRETHRSPEGEEVEYIVVRKGATPAFPGQMGFVGGSMGDDAVIVRGAAADPESEVARTQREALFSTVHGAGRVMSRTEAAGKRTRRGMVKSHGKIQPRMVEEWLGKKGVILRGGGLDEAPQVYRRLTKVLEAQGPTIEVLHVLHPLVVVMAGAGEIDPYKD